Proteins from one Elgaria multicarinata webbii isolate HBS135686 ecotype San Diego chromosome 3, rElgMul1.1.pri, whole genome shotgun sequence genomic window:
- the OTOP3 gene encoding proton channel OTOP3, with protein sequence MTYLTPALFAVSVAKIKQNSVEEVPVLTVLDDDDDFKETRGPSSPIHYETSWLHRHCSSLLSRDKQAQKAGQLFSGLLAMNVVLLGSAFIFSMIFNGVAITVNDVWIFLSVLHILSLSWIAYYLLFTRRKPHAIVFRDAHAGPMWVKGSLLLFGVFSIFLNIFRIGYTVSHLQCKSQVEFFFPSIQIIFICIQTYFIWCHAKDCTQVQHNLTRCGLMLTLASNFLLWLLAVTNDSVHMEIESERNHYVHELEGNGTTSCKCGNSMVCKVFRKGYVLLYPFNTEYCLISCAMLFVMWKNVGRRIHQHHTTCTKPEFKLHGVIFGPLLGISAIIIGICIFMMYQIQATGFSPSYQAFILYYSYYLFLLPVMTVGALVGTFIHGLEERELDTLKNPTRSLDVILLMGAALGQIGISYFSIVAIVATNPTDLLNSIILAYSVSLIIQHITQNIFIIEGLHRQALWAKEEKNEKEKCEESSPKVYNLEIRQDIQRLSHAYIQTYSHLNWKQKALKEISSFLIMCNIILWIMPSFGAHPASENGIGKSFYGYSTWFAVVNFGLPLGVFYRMHSVGGLLEVYRSA encoded by the exons ATGACATATCTGACCCCTGCTCTGTTTGCTGTGTCGGTCGCTAAAATTAAGCAGAACTCTGTTGAAGAAGTCCCAGTGCTAACAgtgttggatgatgatgatgattttaaagaa accaggggtccatctagtcca ATCCATTATGAGACGTCTTGGTTACACCGGCACTGCTCTTCACTCCTGAGCAGAGACAAACAGGCTCAGAAAGCTGGGCAGCTTTTCTCAGGCCTCCTCGCCATGAATGTGGTGTTGCTAGGCAGTGCTTTCATCTTCAGCATGATCTTTAACGGGGTGGCCATTACCGTGAACGATGTCTGGATTTTCCTGTCTGTCCTCCACATCCTGTCCTTAAGCTGGAtagcatattatttattattcactAGGCGGAAGCCGCATGCGATCGTGTTTCGGGATGCCCATGCAGGGCCGATGTGGGTTAAAG GATCCCTACTATTGTTTGGTGTTTTCAGCATCTTCCTGAACATATTTCGGATTGGATATACAGTCAGCCATCTGCAGTGTAAATCCCAGGTGGAATTCTTCTTCCCATCCATACAGATAATCTTCATCTGCATTCAG ACTTACTTCATATGGTGTCATGCAAAGGACTGTACCCAGGTTCagcacaacctcaccag ATGTGGGCTAATGCTGACTTTGGCCAGTAACTTCCTGCTGTGGCTCTTAGCAGTGACCAATGACTCAGTTCACATGGAAATTGAATCAGAACGTAACCACTATGTGCACGAACTGGAAG GAAACGGGACCACGTCCTGCAAATGCGGCAACTCAATGGTCTGCAAGGTCTTCCGGAAAGGCTATGTTCTGCTGTACCCCTTCAACACGGAATACTGCCTGATCAGCTGCGCCATGCTCTTTGTCATGTGGAAGAACGTGGGCCGGCGCATTCATCAGCACCACACTACTTGTACCAAGCCCGAATTCAAACTCCATGGAGTCATTTTTGGGCCTCTGCTTGGCATCTCTGCAATAATCATTGGTATCTGCATTTTCATGATGTATCAGATCCAAGCCACTGGTTTCTCCCCTAGCTACCAAGCATTCATACTCTATTATTCCTACTACCTCTTTTTGTTGCCTGTGATGACCGTAGGGGCCTTAGTCGGAACCTTCATCCATGGCTTAGAAGAGAGGGAGCTGGATACTCTAAAAAACCCAACACGAAGCCTTGATGTGATTTTGCTTATGGGAGCAGCCTTAGGCCAGATTGGTATCTCTTACTTTTCCATTGTAGCCATTGTGGCCACCAATCCAACAGATTTGTTGAATAGTATCATCCTAGCCTATTCAGTGAGCCTCATTATTCAGCACATCACCCAGAACATCTTCATCATTGAGGGGCTCCACAGGCAGGCGCTATGGGCAAAGGAAG agaaaaatgaaaaagagaaatgtGAAGAGAGTTCACCCAAAGTTTACAATCTAGAAATAAGACAGGATATCCAGAGGTTATCACATGCCTACATCCAGACCTACAGTCATTTGAATTGGAAACAAAAAGCTCTGAAGGAGATCTCCAGCTTCTTGATCATGTGCAACATCATA CTATGGATCATGCCATCATTCGGAGCACATCCAGCGTCTGAGAATGGAATAGGGAAGTCGTTTTATGGCTACTCCACCTGGTTTGCTGTTGTCAATTTTGGGCTTCCTTTGGGTGTGTTCTACAGAATGCATTCTGTTGGTGGTCTCCTGGAGGTTTATCGGTCTGCCTAA